A genomic stretch from Setaria italica strain Yugu1 chromosome VII, Setaria_italica_v2.0, whole genome shotgun sequence includes:
- the LOC101759530 gene encoding putative disease resistance protein At3g14460, whose translation MILLPISFPVSPLHFCIELAFAYTACSSPPFVSCLTDGGVFDLSCNNTGHFKFCDQILVSFKFSVSLGNLVLEAHIGLRFVEVVTMEAAVSAARWVLGKALAPVTDGLLEAWAASAGLGDNIDALKMELLFAQAMLDNARGRELHSPALAQMLHKLRQLAHDADDVLDELDYFRIQDALDGTYHAADTPADGCAKSLALNTLYTARALAGKLKLTSGSRDAANRGDPDDQEDDDAKRGRLSGVPCSCGGREVTSCPPSPTNNGDQKASGKCLPKFAYGARNAACAVGKHLPCYSSPCAHDDAHSDEPGNGWRSIFSACPSRPQKINDAAKLPKLKFDRVEISIKMRTIIEQLKPICAKVSTILNLEPLGSSCTTAKDIAMNRPITSSEIIEPKLYGRDSQKKRIVDAIAYGEYAANKFTVLPIVGPGGIGKTTFTQHVYQEVNNHFQVSVWTCVSLNFNANKLLQDIANKIPEVNGESTTASVEEQIGQRIKSKRFLLVLDDMWTYHEDEWKKLLAPFRKGEEKGNMVMVTTRIPEVAKMVKTVDSWLELERLEAEDFLRFFEACVFGEEQSFKDHDALLGVGEQILDKLKGFPLAAKTVGRLLRNRLNLDHWRRVLDSKEWELQTSDNDIMPALKLSYDYLPFHLQQCFSYCGLFPEDYEFDSKELIHLWIGLDILHSLEKNKKVGEVGESYLHELVSYGFFKESETEYGSPCYVIHDLLHDLAVKVSSDECLSIYSSNMGSIQIPPSVRHISIVIEDTILEDRIRFEECKTGLSALDKRLNAENLHTLMLFGDYHGSFVKEFRDLFREARGLRVVCLSEASYDVDNLLCNFSKLVHLRYIRIEENVCFEVRLPSSTARLYHLRILDVPGCNIDSRFLREMRNLTKLQHFLTLDDSLLSGIFEVGKLKLLQELTRFEVKENSGFELKELGQLQELHGSLSIYNLEKVQAKEEAEQAKLIQKFHLKQLTLSWDSERSDDSKNPKREELVLESLKPHSNLKELCIRGHGGAKCPTWLGTNLDVQNLESLCLYDIGWKNLPPIGGLWMVSGAENCHGQSFKYLKRLELVKIPTLEKWVRNDPCKVFSHLEELVIRDCSVLMELPFSRSTCEHRDKEVNLNWFPMLRKLEIFDCPNLLSLPPLPWTRAPCSLKIGGLGLWFESLFYTKDESECSLEVVGLDQLDGAWLKVLDFDNLTELEYLEAERCPPLPPDHLQMLSSLETLEIRHPKSGLWPVEGESHAGHQFPVENLEITYCGASGKEFTQLLSHFPKLSNLDISGCRKITRAGVMGKQATIKSGPSPSASAKMEGVHIGRNQLIHARGDREIAVETEDEEVLLLPPNLQSLRMDECPNLILINLPSDLHSLQSLDIQVCPKFLSSYSSSSTSCFPFPSSLQFLELDGLEGMEAAAVPLSNLVSLTRLRIRNCGDLRSEGLGTLLTQGQLTELEVYSSPRFLVDCSKPSRTREEEPLPCSSKLQKLTSDDIAGVLTDSFCSLVSSSLATLRLEYNQDVERFTMEQVEALLLLTSLHDLEFRRCGKMQYLPAGLHKLDKLKALSIVSCKALRSLSKDGLPSSLQHLRISGCPAIRSLPKVDTLASSLLSLRVDAGNSKELTRQCRKLKGTIPRVDDT comes from the exons ATGATACTACTACCTATCTCTTTCCCGGTTTCCCCGCTCCATTTCTGCATAGAACTTGCTTTCGCGTACACCGCCTGCTCATCGCCTCCATTTGTGTCTTGCTTGACAGATGGAGGAGTCTTCGATCTGTCTTGCAATAACACGGGACACTTCAAGTTCTGCGATCAAATTCTAGTCTCGTTCAAGTTTAGCGTCTCCCTTGG CAACCTCGTACTTGAAGCACACATCGGTCTGAGGTTCGTTGAGGTTGTGACGATGGAGGCCGCCGTCAGTGCCGCGCGGTGGGTGCTGGGCAAGGCCCTGGCGCCCGTCACTGACGGCTTGCTGGAGGCGTGGGCGGCCAGCGCCGGGCTTGGCGACAACATCGACGCCCTCAAGATGGAGCTCCTCTTCGCGCAGGCCATGCTGGACAATGCCCGCGGCAGGGAGCTTCACAGCCCCGCGCTAGCGCAGATGCTGCACAAGTTGCGGCAGCTGGCCCATGATGCCGATGACGTGCTCGACGAGCTCGACTACTTCCGCATCCAGGACGCGCTCGACGGCACCTACCACGCCGCTGACACGCCTGCAGACGGGTGCGCAAAGAGTCTTGCTCTCAACACTCTCTACACTGCCAGAGCTCTTGCCGGTAAACTCAAGCTCACCTCCGGCTCGAGAGATGCTGCTAACCGTGGTGATCCTGACGAccaagaagatgatgatgccaAAAGAGGACGCCTATCTGGGGTTCCCTGCTCATGTGGCGGCCGTGAGGTCACCTCTTGTCCACCATCTCCCACCAACAATGGTGACCAGAAGGCTAGTGGCAAATGCTTGCCAAAGTTCGCCTACGGGGCTCGCAATGCTGCATGCGCTGTCGGTAAACACCTCCCATGCTACTCCTCTCCATGTGCCCATGATGATGCTCACTCCGACGAGCCGGGAAATGGATGGAGAAGCATATTTTCTGCTTGTCCGTCCAGGCCACAAAAAATAAATGATGCTGCGAAGTTGCCAAAACTGAAGTTTGATAGGGTGGAAATCTCTATAAAGATGAGGACTATCATAGAGCAGCTCAAGCCCATATGCGCGAAGGTCTCCACCATTCTGAATCTAGAGCCATTAGGCTCCAGCTGCACCACTGCCAAAGACATCGCTATGAACAGACCCATAACCAGTTCAGAAATCATAGAGCCTAAATTGTATGGGAGGGACAGCCAGAAAAAGAGAATTGTGGATGCCATTGCCTATGGTGAATATGCTGCCAACAAATTTACTGTACTTCCAATTGTTGGGCCGGGAGGTATAGGGAAGACAACTTTCACACAGCATGTGTATCAAGAAGTGAACAACCATTTCCAGGTCTCAGTTTGGACATGTGTCTCTCTTAATTTCAATGCAAATAAGTTGTTGCAAGATATTGCGAACAAGATTCCAGAAGTTAATGGTGAAAGCACAACTGCCAGCGTCGAAGAGCAAATTGGGCAAAGAATAAAATCTAAGCGGTTCTTGCTTGTCTTGGATGATATGTGGACATATCATGAGGATGAGTGGAAAAAACTGTTAGCTCCATTTAGAAAAGGGGAGGAGAAAGGCAATATGGTTATGGTCACAACTAGAATCCCAGAGGTAGCAAAAATGGTTAAGACAGTCGATAGTTGGTTGGAACTGGAGCGTTTGGAAGCAGAAGATTTCCTGCGTTTCTTTGAAGCATGTGTTTTTGGTGAAGAACAGTCATTTAAAGATCATGATGCATTGCTTGGCGTTGGAGAACAAATACTGGACAAGTTGAAGGGTTTCCCGTTGGCAGCAAAAACTGTTGGGAGGTTATTAAGAAACCGACTTAATTTGGACCATTGGAGAAGAGTACTGGATAGTAAAGAATGGGAACTTCAAACCAGTGATAATGACATTATGCCAGCACTAAAGCTGAGTTATGACTATCTCCCTTTCCACCTCCAGCAGTGTTTTTCTTATTGTGGATTGTTTCCCGAAGATTATGAATTTGATAGCAAAGAGTTAATTCACTTGTGGATAGGACTAGATATTCTGCACTCActtgagaaaaacaaaaaagttggAGAAGTTGGAGAGAGCTACCTACATGAATTGGTTAGTTATGGATTTTTTAAGGAAAGCGAAACAGAATATGGCTCACCATGTTATGTTATCCATGATCTACTACACGACTTAGCAGTGAAGGTTTCATCAGATGAATGTCTTAGCATATATAGTTCAAACATGGGGTCCATCCAAATCCCCCCTTCCGTACGTCACATATCTATTGTTATTGAGGACACAATTTTGGAGGATAGAATCCGTTTTGAAGAATGTAAAACAGGCCTGAGTGCACTGGATAAAAGATTGAATGCTGAGAACCTACATACATTGATGTTATTTGGAGATTACCATGGAAGCTTTGTCAAGGAATTTCGTGATTTGTTTAGGGAAGCAAGAGGCCTTCGTGTTGTATGTTTGTCGGAAGCAAGCTATGATGTCGATAATTTGCTATGCAACTTCTCTAAGCTTGTCCATCTTCGCTATATACGGATTGAGGAAAATGTTTGTTTTGAAGTAAGACTACCTAGTAGTACTGCAAGATTATATCACTTGAGGATCCTTGATGTACCAGGATGCAATATTGACTCGAGATTCCTGAGGGAGATGAGAAACCTTACAAAATTACAACACTTTCTTACTCTTGATGATAGCCTTCTCTCTGGAATTTTTGAGGTAGGGAAACTAAAACTTCTACAGGAGTTAACAAGATTTGAAGTCAAGGAAAATTCTGGTTTCGAACTAAAGGAGTTAGGGCAACTGCAAGAGCTCCATGGATCACTTAGCATTTATAACCTTGAAAAGGTTCAAGCAAAGGAAGAAGCAGAGCAAGCAAAACTAATACAAAAATTCCATTTAAAACAGTTGACATTAAGTTGGGATAGTGAGCGGTCTGATGACAGTAAGAATCCTAAGAGGGAAGAGCTTGTCCTTGAAAGTCTGAAACCACATAGCAATCTTAAGGAGCTATGCATTAGAGGACATGGAGGAGCTAAATGTCCTACATGGCTAGGCACCAACCTTGATGTTCAGAATTTAGAATCTCTCTGTCTTTATGATATAGGTTGGAAAAACCTTCCACCTATAGGAGGGTTGTGGATGGTCAGTGGTGCTGAAAACTGCCACGGCCAAAGTTTCAAATATTTAAAGAGGCTAGAATTAGTCAAGATACCAACGCTGGAAAAATGGGTTCGAAATGACCCTTGTAAAGTCTTCTCTCACTTGGAAGAGCTGGTCATAAGAGATTGCTCTGTACTCATGGAGTTGCCATTTTCACGTTCTACTTGTGAACACCGAGATAAAGAGGTGAACCTGAATTGGTTTCCCATGCTAAGGAAGCTTGAAATTTTTGACTGCCCAAACTTATTGTCCTTGCCTCCTTTACCTTGGACTCGTGCTCCATGCTCCCTCAAAATAGGAGGACTGGGTCTATGGTTTGAGAGTCTATTTTACACAAAAGATGAATCTGAATGCAGCTTGGAAGTCGTTGGCTTGGATCAGTTGGATGGTGCATGGCTGAAGGTGTTGGACTTTGACAACCTAACGGAACTAGAATATTTGGAGGCCGAGAGATGCCCTCCTCTGCCTCCGGATCACCTCCAAATGCTTTCATCCCTGGAGACCCTCGAGATCAGGCATCCGAAGAGTGGCCTTTGGCCAGTTGAAGGTGAAAGCCATGCCGGACATCAGTTTCCAGTGGAAAATCTAGAGATCACATATTGTGGTGCTAGTGGAAAGGAATTTACACAGCTGCTCTCTCATTTTCCAAAGCTTTCTAATTTGGATATAAGCGGTTGCCGGAAGATAACAAGGGCGGGTGTCATGGGGAAGCAAGCAACGATAAAATCCGGGCCATCGCCATCAGCTTCAGCTAAAATGGAGGGCGTGCATATTGGACGGAACCAGCTAATACATGCAAGAGGAGACAGGGAAATAGCAGTGGAAACAGAGGATGAAGAAGTACTGCTCTTGCCTCCCAACCTACAGAGCCTGCGAATGGACGAGTGCCCAAATCTGATTCTCATCAATCTTCCCTCCGATTTGCACTCCCTCCAATCTTTGGATATTCAGGTGTGCCCCAAGTTCCTCTCCTCCTATTCATCGTCGTCCACTTCGTGTTTCCCCTTCCCATCCTCCTTGCAATTTCTCGAACttgatggcttggagggcatgGAGGCAGCAGCAGTGCCTCTCTCAAACCTTGTCTCTCTCACAAGGCTACGGATAAGGAACTGTGGGGACTTAAGAAGCGAGGGCTTGGGAACTCTCCTCACCCAAGGTCAACTCACAGAACTAGAGGTCTACAGTAGCCCCAGATTCCTCGTTGACTGTTCCAAGCCATCACGGACGCGTGAAGAAGAGCCTCTTCCATGTTCCTCCAAGCTGCAGAAGTTGACTAGTGACGACATTGCAGGCGTCCTCACTGACTCCTTCTGCAGCCTCGTCTCTTCCTCTCTTGCCACCTTACGTCTTGAATATAACCAGGATGTGGAACGCTTCACAATGGAGCAAGTGGAGGCGCTTCTTCTCCTCACCTCCCTCCACGACCTTGAGTTCCGTCGGTGCGGCAAGATGCAGTACCTTCCTGCTGGGCTACATAAACTTGACAAACTCAAGGCATTATCCATCGTGAGCTGTAAAGCTCTCCGGTCGCTGTCCAAGGACGGCCTCCCCAGTTCGCTGCAGCATCTACGGATCTCCGGCTGTCCTGCCATCAGGTCACTGCCAAAGGTAGACACACTCGCCAGTTCTCTGCTCTCATTAAGGGTCGATGCCGGCAACAGCAAGGAGCTAACAAGACAGTGCCGCAAGTTAAAAGGAACAATTCCAAGAGTCGACGACACCTGA
- the LOC101763448 gene encoding type 1 phosphatases regulator YPI1 has translation MATRAPPPQSSSAGSVTVTVDPSPSSSSSAPPPATAAPAPAPAEAVVLRLKRRAKKKVSWKEGTVDNEGLGRKSSKKCCIFHKEVPFDEDCSDDEAPGGGGGHRCPQGDAGEGTSGSGGCSSSSHDHSHHHH, from the coding sequence ATGGCaacccgcgcgccgccgccgcagtcgtCGTCGGCCGGATCCGTGACCGTGACGGTCGATCCCTccccctcgtcgtcctcctcggccCCGCCCccggcgacggccgcgccggcgccggcgccggcggaggcggtggtgctgcGGCTGAAGCGGCGGGCCAAGAAGAAGGTGTCGTGGAAGGAGGGGACGGTGGACAACGAGGGCCTCGGCCGCAAGAGCTCCAAGAAGTGCTGCATCTTCCACAAGGAGGTCCCCTTCGACGAGGACTGCAGCGACGACGaggcccccggcggcggcggcgggcaccgCTGCCCGCAGGGAGATGCTGGCGAGGGCACCAGCGGTAGCGGCGGATGCTCGTCCTCCTCCCACGACCACAGCCATCACCACCACTGA
- the LOC101763855 gene encoding DNA-directed RNA polymerases II, IV and V subunit 9B, with translation MSTMKFCRECNNILYPKEDRDKRTLFFACRNCEHQEVSDYNCVYRNEVHHTAGERTQVLQDVASDPTLPRTKTVRCALCGHGEAVFFQATARGEEGMTLFFVCCSPDCGHRWRE, from the exons ATGAGCACCATGAAGTTTTGCCGTGAGTG CAACAACATCCTGTATCCCAAGGAAGACAGGGACAAGCGCACCCTCTTCTTCGCATGTCGCAACTGCGAGCACCAG GAGGTCTCTGACTATAACTGTGTCTATCGGAACGAGGTGCACCACACTGCTGGAGAGAGAACACAGGTCTTGCAGGATGTAGCTTCTGACCCAACTCTTCCCAGAACCAAGACCGTCCGATGTGCTCTCTGTGGGCATGGAGAGGCTGTTTTCTTCCag GCTACAGCAagaggggaggaggggatgaCCCTGTTCTTTGTGTGCTGCAGCCCTGATTGTGGTCATCGGTGGAGGGAATGA
- the LOC101764662 gene encoding metal tolerance protein C4, with product MRRPLAAAAVLRLRLLSSSSTTPARLLSPSAFLLSRRDDDDGREGPSSSPPPLPPPAASSFSPRPLLTSASGAAGLLGLRGGLWRRALPPAASRPHGAVDDAPPVRLTISRSYSLRVAKGKKKAHFDDEHSHRAVNTALWCNFLVFSLKFGVWITTSSHVMLAELVHSVADFANQALLAYGLSSSRRAPDALHPYGYSKERFVWSLISAVGIFCLGSGATIVHGVQNLWSSQPPENIHWAALVIGGSFLIEGASLLVAIKAVRKGAEAEGMSIRDYIWRGHDPTSVAVMTEDGAAVTGLAIAAASLVAVQTTGNAMYDPIGSIIVGNLLGMVAIFLIQRNRHALIGRAIDDHDMQRVLEFLKSDPVVDALYDCKSEVIGPGFFRFKAEIDFNGVVLVQNYLERTGRGTWAKQFREAAMSKDDTELLRVMANYGEDVVEALGYEVDRLESEIQKLVPGIKHVDIEAHNPEGLSLRAEVL from the exons ATGCGtcgccccctcgccgccgccgccgtcctccgcctccgcctcctctcctcctcctccaccaccccggcccgcctcctctccccctccgctttcctcctctcccgccgcgacgacgacgacggccgcgagGGCCCCTCCTCTTCGCCGCCCCCGCTGCCCCCGCCTGCTGCCTCGTCGTTCTCGCCCCGCCCGCTCctcacctccgcctccggcgccgCGGGCCTCCTCGGCCTCCGCGGCGGTTTGTGGCGGCGGGCGCTCCCTCCCGCGGCGTCGCGGCCCCATGGCGCCGTCGACGACGCGCCTCCCGTCCGGCTCACCATCTCCCGCA GTTATTCTCTGCGTGTGGCCAAGGGCAAGAAGAAGGCACATTTTGACGATGAGCACAG CCATCGAGCGGTTAATACGGCACTGTGGTGTAACTTCCTCGTCTTCTCCCTAAAGTTTGGTGTGTGGATTACGACTTCAAGTCATGTTATGCTAGCTGAGCTAGTGCATTCTGTTGCAGACTTCGCTAACCAG GCTCTTCTTGCATATGGTTTGAGCAGCTCAAGACGTGCTCCAGATGCTCTACACCC CTATGGTTATTCAAAGGAAAGATTTGTATGGTCCCTAATTTCTGCTGTTGGAATATTTTGCTTGGGTTCAGGTGCTACCATTGTGCATGGAGTTCAAAACTTATGGAGTTCTCAG CCCCCGGAGAACATTCACTGGGCTGCACTAGTGATTGGTGGTTCCTTCCTAATTGAAG GTGCTTCACTTCTTGTTGCTATAAAGGCTGTTAGGAAAGGTGCAGAAGCAGAAGGAATGAGTATCAGGGATTACATCTGGCGTGGTCATGATCCAACTTCTGTTGCTGTTATGACCGAA GATGGTGCTGCTGTTACAGGCCTTGCTATTGCTGCAGCATCTTTGGTGGCTGTTCAAACGACAGGAAATGCTATGTATGATCCAATTGGCTCAATCATAGTCGGCAATTTACTGGGAATG GTTGCTATTTTTCTCATTCAGAGGAACAGACATGCTTTAATTGGCCGGGCTATTGATGATCACGACATGCAGCGTGTCCTTGAATTTCTTAAGTCTGATCCG GTTGTAGATGCTCTTTATGATTGCAAAAGTGAGGTGATTGGACCTGGATTTTTTAGATTCAAGGCTGAAATTG ATTTCAATGGAGTTGTTCTGGTGCAAAATTATTTGGAGAGGACTGGCCGTGGAACATGGGCCAAACAG TTCCGGGAAGCTGCAATGTCCAAGGATGATACGGAGTTACTCCGGGTCATGGCTAACTATG GTGAGGATGTAGTGGAAGCTCTGGGATATGAGGTGGATCGTCTGGAATCAGAGATCCAGAAGCTTGTTCCTGGTATCAAACATGTTGACATCGAAGCACACAACCCAGAAGGGCTTTCTCTTAGAGCAGAAGTTTTGTAG